The Arabidopsis thaliana chromosome 5, partial sequence genomic interval CTGATAATGCAGAGGAAATAATGGCAAGGATCGAAACCAAATCGCAGAAGATTGAAAGCTTACTCAAACAGTAATAACCCTAaagttccttttttcttccaacTTTCTCAGATGACCTAGGCTATAATTGTTACTTCGTTTTATTCAGCTACAAACATGTCGAAGCTCTTAAAACGGCTCTTGATGGTTCGCCACCTAAAACTCTCGACGAACGTTGCAAGGTCCTACTGTTTCCTCTACCATGCACATAAGTAGTTTGTTCATGATCAAAAAGATTGTGTAATTTATGATAAATATCTGTGAAATTGCAGTCAGCTAATTGGATAGTTGTGCACAGAGCTATCATGGCGATAAAGGATATCGAAGGAATGTTAAATTCTCTTACTGCCGAGTATTACGACATTCTCATGAAGTAAGTCTCTTGCCTTTTGCTCTGCTAGCTTTTAATTAGCGTGATGTGGAAGCAGTGTTTTGTTTGCTTAAATGGTGTGGATCAGGTACTTGTACAGAGGTCTTTCGACTGGTGACGAACCCACATGCGAACAGTGTTTGATGATTCACGAGAAACTAACAGAGAGAGCTGGTCTCGGTTGCATTCTCCGTTGTCTGAGTGATACTACCAATACCGTTTAAACCATTAAGCTGATCTTTTCATGTTacttttattcttgttttctatGAATGTTTCTCCCAAATCTCAAGTTACTTCAATAGATTATAGAAAGTGGAATAAACCGGAGAACCTAAGATCCTTTCACAAAGAGATAGTCATAAAAGAACCTACGGTTACCTGGTTTTAAATTATATCTCATAACCAGGAAACTTAGAATCTACCGGCGACACAAGATCGAACCAGAGGCATACTGGTCCAGCTAGTCCCCGGAATAGCGAATAatcatgttctgtttcttgGCTTGTCATATTCACGAGCTCTATCGCATCACGGCACAAGTAACTCGCAAACGCTTTTGCTCTCTCTTCATATACAACATCTCCGGTTAAGCGATAAAGGGATAAGAAAGCGTAGGCATTACCAGCAACTCCATCAGCTAAACCTACCTTCTTCACCAAGCCACTCTTCCACACTACTTCTCCTGCTTCAATGGCTGCTT includes:
- a CDS encoding ARP2/3 complex 16 kDa subunit (p16-Arc) (ARP2/3 complex 16 kDa subunit (p16-Arc); FUNCTIONS IN: molecular_function unknown; INVOLVED IN: regulation of actin filament polymerization; LOCATED IN: cytoskeleton; CONTAINS InterPro DOMAIN/s: ARP2/3 complex 16kDa subunit (p16-Arc) (InterPro:IPR006789); BEST Arabidopsis thaliana protein match is: ARP2/3 complex 16 kDa subunit (p16-Arc) (TAIR:AT4G01710.1); Has 30201 Blast hits to 17322 proteins in 780 species: Archae - 12; Bacteria - 1396; Metazoa - 17338; Fungi - 3422; Plants - 5037; Viruses - 0; Other Eukaryotes - 2996 (source: NCBI BLink).), coding for MAGAAAFVEADNAEEIMARIETKSQKIESLLKHYKHVEALKTALDGSPPKTLDERCKSANWIVVHRAIMAIKDIEGMLNSLTAEYYDILMKYLYRGLSTGDEPTCEQCLMIHEKLTERAGLGCILRCLSDTTNTV